A region of Ferruginibacter albus DNA encodes the following proteins:
- the rplK gene encoding 50S ribosomal protein L11, whose translation MAKEITGYVKLQCKGGQANPAPPIGPALGSKGINIMEFCKQFNARTQDKQGKVLPVLITVFADKSFEFIIKTPPAAVQLLDAAKIKSGSKEPNRAKVGKVSWAQVEEIAKDKMADLNAFTLNSAMSMVAGTARSMGLTVEGKAPWENN comes from the coding sequence ATGGCAAAAGAAATTACCGGCTATGTCAAGCTCCAATGCAAAGGAGGACAAGCCAACCCGGCACCGCCAATCGGTCCGGCATTAGGTTCCAAAGGGATCAACATCATGGAGTTCTGTAAGCAATTCAATGCAAGAACCCAGGATAAACAAGGAAAAGTACTTCCTGTATTAATCACCGTTTTCGCTGACAAATCTTTCGAGTTTATCATCAAAACTCCACCGGCTGCCGTTCAGTTATTGGATGCTGCTAAAATTAAAAGTGGTAGTAAAGAGCCGAATCGTGCAAAAGTTGGTAAAGTAAGCTGGGCACAGGTTGAAGAGATCGCTAAAGATAAAATGGCAGACTTGAACGCTTTTACGCTAAACAGCGCTATGAGCATGGTTGCCGGTACTGCACGCAGCATGGGTTTAACAGTAGAAGGTAAAGCACCTTGGGAAAACAATTAA
- a CDS encoding gliding motility-associated C-terminal domain-containing protein, whose protein sequence is MKIKIFFLFVSFLTVTTFSYAQLKRAAHWYFGYQAGLDFSLGTPHADTTGKLISIEGCSTMSDTTGKLLFYSNGEMIWNSHHLIMPNGNQLIGDQSSSQSSLIVPKPGNDFIYYLFSSVGDIPELTGLRYTIIDMSLDGGLGDVISKDNLLFTPGTESLAGTMHCNAKDYWIVSVQFAGTVAKFYAYLLNSTGLNSPVISTLSIPSLNNVAFLNFSQDGKLLALNSLGSAIYLFDFNTQTGQLTLKQTILDRINENVYSNAISPDNSKLYITSWVAGGYSYLSQFNLTASNITASRVDIDSVDYRDGSPNGYGFIGQVKLAPDQRMYVSRWNQDHPFQTNPDTYYSLDSIDVVNFPNLSGNSCGFQRNFLCLDHKPTMEGLPNFISNFTSLTPPDTNACANLGFTIINTAICAGESYQLPSGGLINKRGTYKDTVRNVTGNDSLLTIVNLTINPIETISITDSFYNGQSYTLPSGNRVNAAGVYQSILKDRNGCDSIINTTLKVRLLADCILNPPKAFTPNEDGNNDVWVVTNSECIRYSIVNIYNRWGGLVYHSDNYNNDWDGKYQNKPVADGTYYYVIKAIYNDSSVRTLTGNVTIIR, encoded by the coding sequence ATGAAAATAAAGATATTCTTTCTGTTTGTTAGTTTCCTTACAGTAACTACATTTTCTTATGCACAATTAAAGCGGGCTGCGCACTGGTATTTTGGTTACCAGGCTGGTCTCGATTTTTCCTTAGGAACACCACATGCCGATACAACCGGAAAGTTAATTTCCATCGAAGGTTGTTCAACAATGTCTGATACAACGGGGAAATTGCTTTTTTATTCAAATGGCGAAATGATATGGAACAGCCATCACTTGATTATGCCAAATGGTAATCAATTAATAGGAGACCAATCATCATCCCAATCTTCACTTATTGTTCCAAAGCCGGGCAATGATTTTATTTATTATCTTTTTTCTTCTGTGGGAGATATTCCTGAATTAACGGGCTTAAGATATACTATTATTGATATGAGTTTGGATGGAGGCTTGGGAGATGTGATCTCTAAGGATAATTTATTATTTACTCCCGGAACCGAGAGCCTTGCTGGTACGATGCATTGCAATGCAAAAGATTATTGGATAGTAAGTGTACAATTTGCAGGTACTGTTGCAAAATTTTATGCATATTTATTAAATAGCACTGGATTAAACAGCCCGGTGATCTCTACGCTTTCTATTCCTTCCTTAAACAATGTAGCGTTTTTAAATTTTTCCCAGGATGGAAAGCTTTTAGCATTAAATAGTTTGGGTTCAGCTATTTATTTATTTGACTTTAATACACAAACCGGGCAGTTGACTCTTAAACAAACTATTTTAGACAGGATTAACGAGAATGTTTATTCAAACGCAATATCTCCTGACAATTCAAAATTATATATTACTTCCTGGGTAGCGGGTGGCTACAGTTATCTTTCACAATTTAATTTAACGGCATCAAACATTACTGCTTCAAGAGTAGATATTGATAGTGTAGATTACAGGGACGGCAGCCCTAATGGGTATGGTTTTATTGGACAAGTGAAACTGGCACCGGATCAACGTATGTATGTCAGCAGATGGAACCAGGATCATCCATTTCAAACGAACCCGGATACCTATTATTCCTTAGATAGCATTGATGTGGTAAACTTCCCAAACCTAAGCGGGAATTCCTGCGGTTTTCAACGTAATTTTCTTTGCCTGGATCATAAACCCACAATGGAAGGATTGCCTAATTTCATCAGCAATTTTACCAGCTTAACGCCACCTGATACCAATGCCTGTGCTAATTTAGGTTTTACTATTATTAACACTGCTATTTGTGCGGGCGAAAGTTATCAATTGCCAAGTGGAGGTTTAATAAATAAGCGGGGAACCTATAAAGATACCGTAAGAAATGTTACAGGCAATGATAGTCTTTTAACCATTGTTAACTTGACAATAAACCCAATTGAAACGATCAGTATAACCGATTCTTTTTATAACGGACAATCTTATACATTACCATCGGGAAATAGGGTAAATGCTGCCGGCGTTTATCAAAGTATTTTAAAAGACAGAAATGGCTGCGACAGTATTATTAATACGACTTTAAAGGTCCGGCTATTAGCGGATTGCATTTTAAATCCTCCCAAAGCATTTACTCCTAATGAAGATGGTAATAATGATGTATGGGTGGTAACAAATTCTGAGTGTATTAGATATAGTATCGTCAATATTTACAATCGTTGGGGCGGGCTTGTATATCATTCTGATAATTACAATAATGATTGGGATGGCAAATATCAAAATAAGCCTGTTGCCGATGGCACGTATTATTATGTGATTAAAGCTATATACAACGATTCAAGCGTTAGAACATTGACAGGAAATGTTACTATAATTCGATGA
- a CDS encoding SGNH/GDSL hydrolase family protein: protein MSVYSQSNQSEDWPNLRKYADSNKLLPAKTIGEKRIVFMGNSITEFWKQIDSSFFANKSFVNRGISGQTSSQMLLRFRQDVIDIKPDVVVILAGINDIAENTGPISLEDILGNIISMCELAKTNKIKVVLSSVLPANKFLWRMNIKPAEKVIRLNDMIRSYAAKNNIVFLDYYSAMVDDQKGLGKEFSEDGVHPNLKGYKIMEPLVVKAISKALKHKN from the coding sequence ATGTCTGTTTATTCCCAATCTAACCAATCAGAGGATTGGCCCAACTTAAGAAAGTATGCAGATTCAAATAAGCTGTTACCTGCAAAAACAATTGGTGAAAAACGAATTGTTTTCATGGGTAATTCTATTACAGAATTTTGGAAACAAATTGATTCTTCTTTTTTTGCTAATAAAAGTTTTGTAAATAGAGGCATATCAGGACAAACATCTTCACAGATGCTACTTCGTTTTAGGCAGGATGTAATTGATATAAAGCCCGATGTTGTTGTTATTTTAGCCGGTATAAATGATATTGCCGAAAATACCGGGCCAATAAGCCTGGAAGATATTTTAGGTAACATTATTTCAATGTGTGAATTGGCAAAGACAAATAAGATCAAAGTAGTTCTTTCTTCCGTTCTTCCGGCAAATAAATTTCTTTGGCGAATGAATATAAAACCTGCTGAAAAAGTTATCCGTTTAAATGACATGATCAGATCCTATGCAGCAAAAAATAATATTGTTTTTTTAGACTATTATTCTGCAATGGTAGACGACCAGAAAGGCTTAGGCAAGGAATTTTCCGAAGATGGTGTTCATCCTAATTTAAAAGGGTATAAAATAATGGAACCTTTGGTAGTAAAAGCTATATCCAAGGCATTAAAACATAAGAATTAG